One Pieris napi chromosome 13, ilPieNapi1.2, whole genome shotgun sequence genomic window carries:
- the LOC125055448 gene encoding thyroid receptor-interacting protein 11-like, with protein MSWLNLNQSLNSIKGQITNFATEVLTEAVAPLNEEEASRNDSITSDLQEKCEKQELEIAALKKLNDELQTSLQSERLSRKNGVKEEESNWYWDPPPQTSKPFDHEVEKQYKLQIQALQDEISSIKDRVNNDSRPDNDEELNRLREENKNLTNSLEDLDCQHQTAMEKLLSLKKELQKNFELLKQEHEEMKYANVEYSEDNKRLLVQLSDRDKEIENMKSLHTDYETLHHKYQNLERIHSLLRENAEKFQEENQELHEEVFKLQEKVTKLEHDIEVISKETEMSETVPKVKYEELQKKLQDMQERRPTNQDHLDEINIDDNAKSVIETLKRDISDLKRKLAERDNTDLTDNKTVKPEKIMQLYNRYVNFDLPVDYVGEMPSVADNIVLFKLESVFKTINAFKKEIETLEQKLSEKKLNITQLKTQMEDLTAENEYLTSDIQHFESELDEMKKNNDFLISEIAALKNTSKLEPIIETHEDNLVKLESELADCNQINKTFESEIMRVEKELFEVKSEKIILQESLNDLRQKYTSMINELEICKNDTKAVEELESSTNVTQNAKLLKACDDIDNFKKRLSNATSKNEQLAIDLHIVENDKVLLTKEVDELKNVLAERSSSNKELESLKAVLDHKLKDVENKLDAMIKHKQDLENENLELLEKVKLLESEKKNQEDIEKTLKQNSQLALEIEDLHKKNSNLLQQLNELRNEITLLGQEKDDLINENNSLKQNEVIETGNLTELKKITNALQSKTDEFNTLSNEYLALKKENSNTLENKAHVETELAKADVKILHMQEEFDKLISDLNVKDSIIDTLNITLNQNQVALSTLSQNVADFDSNISIKNAEIDRLQKSLQKVTDNLNKTIENSNHSHEELKKLHSEKEDINKQIYTLNDEIVAKNSDITKLTSRLEELDKVNTQYKLNLDNKDKEIKELRQSIVELTDKINSETTTVHNDVYAKLLEDKVSTENKCAELNSILTSKENELSELNQKLNSLENTCSEYKLNIEKETAEKAELIKLVSLKHNESLQYHAEIQRLNHVILEQNTEFKKIFEEKDSLLKNQTESCLNCEKLLGTIKERDEAIVSLNQSLSDYERLKAELTNATETMCNLTKKCEDLDKSLTIQLETVKKLTAENIQLSEKEQNSTRELERLRHHLMETEESYTQELMISEQKLTECQTRLHQVEDRAKQTSTVYTSNSIRANQEVETLRNQIKLLEKQREDVQSRLSEADDVRSRSEAAITNLQVVLEQFQLDKERDIHAATERIRNKMDEIRRENQGLQEEIGRLKAKLEESIAGLQAAARLGDQVETKTAQINDLKEQVRTLQTTIAAAEERYYNAISNQQDKVDKNLVKNLVINYVLTAGQNNLNRTQTLRILSTVLDFNKQECERLGLVKSSTAPDSLAAEFVKFLQNESRPRPPLPDIMSMQARSSTPSTSRKSSTIGPHPAFDLGHRRNPSTGSNNLLFQNLDSVETSSQKSAESESRVIQMTTLDTGINQTRNNEGAILKHVLKDI; from the exons agacTCTCGAGAAAAAATGGCGTCAAAGAAGAAGAATCCAACTGGTATTGGGATCCACCGCCTCAGACTTCGAAACCTTTCGACCATGAAGTGGAAAAACAGTATAAACTACAAATTCAAGCATTACAAGACGAAATATCCTCCATAAAAGATCGGGTCAACAATGATAGTAGACCTGATAATGACGAGGAACTGAACAGACTTCgcgaagaaaataaaaacctcaCGAATAGCTTAGAAGACTTGGATTGTCAACACCAAACAGCTATGGAAAAACTTCTGTCCCTTAAAAAAGAGTTACAGAAAAATTTCGAGCTGCTAAAGCAAGAACACGAAGAAATGAAATATGCCAATGTTGAGTATTCGGAAGATAACAAACGTTTACTAGTGCAATTGAGCGATAGAGATAAAGAAATAGAGAATATGAAATCTTTACACACTGATTATGAAACGCTTCACCATAAATACCAAAACTTAGAAAGAATTCACAGCTTACTGAGAGAGAACGCAGAAAAATTTCAAGAAGAAAACCAAGAGCTCCACGAAGAGGTGTTTAAACTGCAagaaaaagttacaaaattgGAACATGACATTGAAGTCATCTCGAAAGAAACAGAAATGTCTGAAACGGTTCCTAAAGTAAAATACGAAGAACTTCAGAAAAAGTTACAAGACATGCAAGAAAGGCGTCCGACCAATCAAGATCATTTAGACGAAATAAACATCGATGATAACGCAAAAAGTGTCATAGAAACCCTAAAACGTGACATCAGCGATCTGAAACGTAAATTGGCGGAACGTGATAATACTGATTTAACAGATAATAAAACAGTTAAGCCCGAAAAAATCATGCAGCTTTATAATCGCTatgttaattttgatttaccAGTTGATTATGTTGGGGAGATGCCATCTGTAGCAGATAATATAGTATTGTTTAAGTTGGAAAgtgtatttaaaactattaacgcatttaaaaaagaaattgaaacGTTAGAACAAAAATTATCAGAAAAAAAGCTTAATATTACCCAGTTAAAGACGCAAATGGAGGATCTGACTGCGGAAAATGAATATCTGACATCAGATATCCAGCATTTTGAAAGTGAATTAGATGAAATGAAGAAGAACAACGATTTTCTCATTTCAGAAATAGCAGCCCTTAAAAACACTTCCAAACTTGAACCAATAATAGAGACGCACGAAGATAATTTGGTTAAGTTAGAAAGTGAATTGGCTGATTGTAATCAAATTAATAAGACATTTGAATCAGAAATAATGAGAGTAGAGAAGGAATTGTTTGAAGTAAAGTCAGAAAAAATCATTCTACAAGAAAGTTTAAATGATTTGCGGCAGAAATATACATCAATGATTAATGAATTAGAAATTTGCAAGAATGATACGAAGGCAGTAGAAGAGCTTGAAAGCAGCACTAACGTTACACAAAATGCAAAACTCTTAAAAGCATGTGAtgatattgataattttaaaaaacgatTATCAAATGCTACTTCAAAGAACGAACAACTCGCTATTGATTTACATATTGTTGAGAATGACAAGGTGTTACTTACGAAAGAGGTAGACGAGTTAAAAAATGTGTTAGCGGAAAGGTCTTCTTCAAATAAAGAGTTAGAATCTTTAAAAGCTgttttagaccataagttaaAAGACGTAGAAAACAAATTAGACGCCATGATAAAACATAAGCAAGATCTAGAAAATGAAAACTTGGAGCTATTGGAAAAAGTGAAACTATTGGAGTCAGAAAAGAAAAATCAGGAGGATATTGAGAAAACGCTTAAACAAAATAGTCAACTAGCGCTTGAAATTGAAGACCTGcacaaaaaaaactcaaatcTTTTACAACAGTTGAATGAACTACGTAATGAAATTACACTTctgggacaagaaaaagatgatCTTATCAATGAGAATAACTCACTTAAACAAAATGAAGTTATTGAAACTGGTAATCTTACAGAGCTGAAGAAAATAACGAATGCACTGCAGAGTAAAACTGATGAATTTAACACCTTAAGTAATGAGTACTTAGCgctaaagaaagaaaatagcAATACCCTTGAAAATAAGGCGCACGTTGAAACAGAGTTGGCCAAAGCTGATGTTAAAATTCTACACATGCAAGAagaatttgataaattaatatccgacttaaatgtaaaagatTCTATTAttgatacattaaatattactttaaatcaGAATCAAGTAGCGCTTTCTACCCTCAGTCAAAATGTAGCCGATTTTGACAGCAATATTTCCATTAAAAATGCAGAAATTGATCGACTACAGAAATCGTTGCAGAAAGTTACAGACAacctaaataaaacaattgaaaactCAAACCATAGTCACGAGGagcttaaaaaattacattctgAAAAAGAAgacattaataaacaaatatacactTTAAATGATGAAATCGTGGCTAAAAATTCGGACATAACGAAATTAACTAGCCGACTTGAAGAACTTGATAAAGTGAACACacaatacaaattaaactTAGATAATAAAGATAAAGAAATCAAAGAGTTGCGGCAATCAATCGTTGAATTAACTGATAAAATCAATTCAGAAACAACGACCGTTCATAACGATGTATATGCAAAATTGCTAGAAGATAAAGTAAGTACTGAGAACAAATGTGCTGAACTAAACAGCATCTTAACGTCAAAAGAAAATGAATTATCAGAATTAAATCAAAAGCTTAATTCATTAGAAAATACGTGTTCagaatataaactaaatatcgAGAAAGAAACGGCTGAAAAGGCGGAGTTAATAAAACTGGTAAGCCTTAAACATAATGAAAGTCTTCAATATCATGCAGAAATACAGCGTTTAAACCACGTTATATTAGAACAAAATACTgagttcaaaaaaatatttgaagaaaaaGATTCATTACTTAAAAATCAAACCGAGAGTTGTCTTAACTGTGAGAAATTACTAGGCACAATTAAAGAGAGAGACGAAGCTATAGTATCGTTGAACCAGTCATTAAGCGATTACGAAAGATTGAAGGCTGAATTAACAAATGCTACAGAAACTATGTGTAATTTAACTAAGAAATGCGAAGATTTGGACAAAAGCTTAACTATTCAGTTGGAGACCGTAAAGAAATTGACAGCAGAAAATATACAG TTGTCAGAAAAAGAGCAAAATTCGACGCGGGAGTTGGAGCGTTTACGTCATCACCTGATGGAGACAGAGGAGAGTTACACACAGGAGCTGATGATATCGGAGCAGAAGCTAACGGAGTGTCAGACGAGATTACACCAAGTTGAAGATCGGGCGAAGCAGACTAGTACTGTATATACTAGTAATAG CATTCGAGCCAATCAAGAAGTCGAGACCCTTAGGAATCAAATCAAACTATTAGAAAAGCAACGAGAGGATGTTCAGTCCAGGTTGAGTGAAGCCGATGACGTGAGAAGTCGGAGTGAAGCGGCCATTACGAACCTTCAAGTGGTCTTAGAACAATTTCAATTAG ACAAAGAACGAGACATACACGCTGCGACTGAgagaataagaaataaaatggaTGAGATTAGAAGAGAAAATCAGGGTTTACAGGAAGAAATCGGTCGACTCAAAGCTAAATTGGAAGAATCCATCGCTGGGCTACAGGCGGCAGCTAGGCTTGGAGATCAGGTGGAAACTAAGACAGCTCAAATTAATGATTTGAAGGAACAAG TACGTACATTACAAACAACGATAGCGGCGGCAGAGGAGCGATACTATAACGCAATATCGAACCAGCAAGACAAGGTCGACAAAAACCTTGTGAAGAACCTGGTCATTAATTATGTGCTTACCGCGGGACAAAACAATTTGAACAG GACACAAACTCTACGTATCCTATCAACAGTCCTAGACTTTAACAAACAGGAATGCGAGAGGCTAGGCCTGGTTAAATCCAGTACAGCACCAGATAGTCTGGCTGCTGAGTTTGTGAAGTTCTTGCAAAATGAGTCAAGGCCCCGACCGCCTTTGCCGGACATTATGAGTATGCAGGCTCGAAGCTCAACACCAAGTACGTCGAGGAAAAGCTCAACTATTG GTCCACATCCAGCCTTCGATCTCGGCCACAGGCGAAATCCATCAACGGGCTCCAACAACCTACTATTCCAGAATTTAGATTCTGTGGAAACATCCTCGCAGAAATCTGCCGAATCTGAATCCAGGGTGATACAAATGACAACATTGGATACAGGGATAAACCAAACCAGAAATAATGAGGGAGCTATTTTGAAACATGTTTTGAAAGATATATAA